In a single window of the Candidatus Tisiphia endosymbiont of Nemotelus nigrinus genome:
- the istB gene encoding IS21-like element helper ATPase IstB, translated as MKELILLLDKLGLVGMKMQLTEMDLAKESSVGAVYETLKRLLEAECQYKKSRSLNYRLQLARFPTIKLLSDTSQAKLVGNIDIQKVVDNHQNIMLIGGSGSAKTHLAIGLAFTAVEKGYRVRFYTLNELASQLLNARMHNYELKFIDSVKRFNVVVIDELGYIPIKAEARFLLFELFAKLYEQSSLIITTHLRFEEWGDIFGNPKATKAIIDRITHHCQIIETGNKSFRGGKM; from the coding sequence ATGAAAGAGTTGATATTGTTATTAGATAAGTTGGGTTTAGTAGGAATGAAGATGCAGTTAACAGAGATGGATTTAGCAAAAGAATCGTCTGTGGGAGCAGTGTATGAAACATTAAAAAGGCTTCTTGAAGCAGAATGTCAGTATAAAAAATCACGTTCATTGAATTATCGGTTACAGCTAGCTAGGTTTCCTACAATAAAGCTACTTTCAGACACTAGCCAAGCTAAGTTGGTTGGCAATATTGATATACAGAAAGTTGTTGATAATCACCAAAATATAATGTTAATAGGCGGTTCTGGGTCAGCTAAGACTCATCTAGCAATTGGTTTAGCTTTTACTGCGGTTGAAAAGGGTTACAGGGTGAGGTTCTACACTTTAAATGAATTAGCTAGCCAATTACTCAATGCTAGAATGCATAACTATGAACTCAAATTCATCGATTCAGTTAAGAGATTCAATGTTGTTGTGATAGATGAACTGGGCTATATACCAATAAAAGCTGAAGCTAGATTCTTATTATTTGAGCTGTTTGCTAAATTATATGAACAATCTTCACTCATTATAACGACCCATTTGAGATTTGAAGAATGGGGTGATATATTTGGTAATCCTAAGGCAACAAAGGCAATTATTGATAGGATAACCCATCACTGTCAAATTATAGAAACGGGTAATAAAAGTTTTAGAGGGGGAAAGATGTAG
- a CDS encoding triose-phosphate isomerase, with protein sequence MKKLIIVNWKMHMSLDDAFKFCTKLTEQQYNNQLIIAPPVPYLAYLSDKFKSLEFCGQNVSQFADQGSYNGEYSSLLLKLSRINYSIIGHSERRNFFQESSELIRQKVENCLKSQVTPIICIGEELAIRQNNNYKDFLLKQLEESLPNYNMIGEQHLIVAYEPIWAIGTGIIPRKEELIEIFEIVNYYLKQSQVANNISLVYGGSVNLDNIGKILSLQNIDGVMVGKSSLDYQTLVQMLNYRFFRK encoded by the coding sequence ATGAAAAAACTTATTATTGTTAATTGGAAAATGCATATGAGTTTAGATGATGCATTTAAATTTTGCACTAAGCTTACAGAACAACAATATAATAATCAACTTATTATAGCTCCTCCTGTCCCTTATCTTGCTTATCTATCTGACAAATTCAAATCTTTAGAATTTTGTGGACAGAATGTCAGTCAATTTGCAGATCAGGGGAGTTATAATGGAGAATATTCAAGCTTGTTACTAAAACTGAGTAGAATTAATTACTCTATTATCGGTCATAGTGAACGCAGAAATTTCTTTCAGGAATCTAGTGAATTAATAAGACAAAAAGTAGAAAATTGTTTAAAATCTCAGGTCACCCCTATTATTTGTATTGGAGAAGAACTAGCTATACGACAAAATAATAATTATAAAGATTTTTTATTAAAGCAATTAGAAGAATCTTTACCAAATTATAATATGATAGGTGAGCAACATTTAATAGTAGCCTATGAACCAATTTGGGCCATAGGAACAGGGATTATCCCTAGGAAAGAAGAATTAATAGAGATATTTGAAATTGTTAATTATTATCTCAAGCAAAGCCAAGTTGCAAATAATATCAGCTTAGTGTATGGTGGGTCTGTAAATTTAGATAATATAGGGAAAATATTGAGTTTACAGAATATTGATGGGGTTATGGTTGGCAAATCTTCACTTGATTATCAAACATTAGTTCAAATGTTAAATTATAGGTTTTTTAGAAAATGA
- a CDS encoding DUF2497 domain-containing protein encodes MSKEHKKNQDMSVEEILKSIKGMIDNCGGTASQSNDDDILELTNIVGDRVSWHEKDKLEEDNGHGQLAEELLQASLISDKSATETAKIFQHFSKTAREINANASNSKGKTLEELIIAMIRPQLSQWLDKNLPLLVKQLVEKEIQKLLPNDQK; translated from the coding sequence ATGAGTAAAGAGCATAAAAAGAACCAAGATATGTCAGTTGAAGAGATACTAAAATCAATTAAGGGAATGATTGATAATTGTGGTGGTACTGCTAGCCAATCTAACGATGATGATATATTGGAATTGACAAATATAGTAGGTGATAGGGTATCTTGGCATGAAAAGGATAAGCTAGAAGAGGACAATGGGCATGGTCAATTAGCAGAAGAACTATTGCAAGCATCCTTGATATCCGATAAATCTGCAACAGAAACTGCTAAGATTTTCCAACATTTCTCGAAAACAGCTCGAGAAATTAATGCAAATGCTTCTAACTCTAAGGGTAAAACATTAGAGGAGCTAATTATTGCAATGATACGACCGCAATTAAGTCAATGGTTAGATAAAAACTTGCCTTTATTAGTAAAGCAGTTAGTAGAAAAAGAGATTCAAAAGTTATTACCAAATGATCAAAAATGA
- the kdsA gene encoding 3-deoxy-8-phosphooctulonate synthase — protein sequence MQKIIDLHNIKIGNALPFILIAGPCQIETLDHALFVADKLVTLTAKLNIPFIYKSSFDKANRTSINGIRGSGLDKGLEILYKVKSTFNCHILTDVHTEAQCARVAEIVDIIQIPAFLCRQTDLLRAAAMTNKVVNVKKGQFLAPWDMKNVHAKLEKFGAKNIMLTERGACFGYNTLVSDMRSLPIMAETGVPVIFDATHSVQQPGGIGNSSGGERKYVEILARAAVSVGVAGIFMEVHQDPDNAPSDGSCMIKLSDLELILARLKRYDEITKNLT from the coding sequence ATGCAAAAAATAATTGACTTACATAATATCAAAATTGGCAATGCTCTACCATTTATTTTGATTGCTGGACCTTGCCAAATAGAAACTCTAGATCACGCGCTATTTGTGGCAGATAAGCTTGTGACTCTTACTGCTAAGCTTAACATACCATTTATTTATAAATCATCATTTGACAAAGCAAATAGAACTTCAATCAATGGCATTAGAGGTAGTGGGCTTGACAAAGGGCTAGAAATTTTGTATAAGGTAAAATCAACCTTTAATTGTCATATTCTTACGGATGTGCATACAGAAGCTCAATGTGCCAGGGTTGCTGAAATTGTCGATATAATCCAAATTCCCGCTTTTTTATGTAGACAAACAGATTTACTACGTGCTGCAGCGATGACCAATAAGGTTGTTAATGTGAAAAAGGGACAGTTTCTTGCTCCTTGGGACATGAAGAATGTCCATGCTAAACTGGAAAAATTTGGGGCTAAAAATATCATGCTTACCGAGCGTGGGGCATGTTTCGGTTATAACACATTAGTATCAGATATGCGTAGTTTACCAATTATGGCAGAAACTGGTGTCCCAGTAATTTTTGACGCAACCCATTCAGTTCAGCAGCCAGGTGGTATAGGCAATAGCAGTGGTGGTGAGAGAAAATATGTCGAAATACTGGCAAGGGCAGCTGTTAGCGTTGGAGTAGCTGGTATTTTTATGGAAGTTCATCAAGACCCAGATAATGCCCCAAGTGACGGATCTTGCATGATCAAGCTGTCTGATTTAGAGCTTATACTAGCTAGGTTGAAGAGATATGATGAGATAACTAAAAATCTTACATAG
- a CDS encoding TolC family protein — MYKFTHFVIIILFNYSVFAVDLPDALSSAYNNNGELQIIRQNFLSEIEQFSAAFSGFMPNVSYNINSNVTSNKPNSQYADSSRRETRTQQGTLIVEQPIFSGGSSVANLKAAQSSFRASRAKYYAEEQRVLLSLIKNYIDCYETKEKYEISEISLKTTKHNLETIEEKLKLGEATSIDLASAKAALAAAETNRLNLYASYQATKATFIRMFGIEANDIAMPSMPDNLPNSLEALIQRAINVNPSIDSTRHNVKSQKAIEIAARAELLPKVNFRVESGKTIYAPEILGTSNINHRSTTSSLSVNIPIYSHGGSEYSRIRKAKNSSRSAAIQLDDTMKQIRASAIGSWEGFEAAKSRIIAASQGIEAAQIAYDGTMQEEIVGSKTILEVLTAEEKLYNAKISKVDAYKDSILAAYQIKSLLGELTAKSLKLKVKYFIPEDEFKGLKKKLIIGF, encoded by the coding sequence ATGTATAAATTTACACATTTTGTCATTATCATTTTGTTCAACTATTCGGTTTTTGCTGTCGACTTACCTGATGCCTTATCTAGTGCGTATAATAATAATGGTGAGTTACAAATCATTAGGCAGAATTTTTTAAGTGAAATAGAGCAGTTTTCTGCAGCTTTTTCAGGTTTTATGCCTAATGTATCTTATAATATTAATTCTAACGTTACCAGTAATAAACCGAATAGTCAATATGCTGATTCTTCTAGAAGAGAGACAAGAACACAACAAGGGACTTTAATAGTAGAACAGCCTATATTTAGTGGTGGTAGTAGTGTTGCAAATTTGAAAGCTGCACAGTCATCTTTTAGGGCATCACGTGCTAAATATTATGCGGAAGAACAGAGGGTTCTTTTAAGTTTAATAAAAAATTATATCGATTGTTATGAAACAAAGGAGAAATATGAGATTTCTGAAATTAGTCTAAAAACTACCAAACATAATTTAGAAACCATCGAAGAAAAACTAAAGTTAGGTGAAGCAACATCAATAGATTTAGCTAGTGCCAAAGCAGCTCTTGCAGCGGCTGAGACTAATAGATTGAACTTATATGCTAGTTATCAGGCAACAAAAGCAACATTCATTCGCATGTTTGGTATAGAAGCGAATGATATTGCTATGCCTTCTATGCCCGACAACTTACCTAATTCATTAGAGGCTTTAATACAGAGAGCAATAAATGTTAATCCTAGCATAGATAGTACAAGACATAATGTTAAAAGCCAAAAAGCTATCGAGATAGCGGCAAGAGCTGAACTTTTACCTAAGGTAAACTTTAGAGTTGAATCTGGTAAAACCATCTATGCTCCAGAGATATTAGGGACTAGTAATATAAATCATAGAAGTACTACATCAAGTTTATCAGTTAACATACCTATCTATTCTCATGGGGGTAGCGAATATTCAAGAATTAGGAAAGCTAAGAATAGCTCTAGGAGTGCAGCTATTCAGCTTGATGATACAATGAAACAAATACGGGCAAGTGCTATTGGTAGTTGGGAGGGATTTGAAGCAGCAAAATCTAGAATTATTGCCGCTTCACAAGGAATAGAAGCTGCCCAAATAGCTTATGATGGAACAATGCAGGAGGAAATTGTTGGTTCTAAAACAATCTTAGAAGTTTTAACCGCTGAAGAAAAATTATATAATGCGAAGATATCAAAAGTTGATGCATACAAAGATTCTATTTTAGCGGCTTACCAAATAAAATCTTTACTAGGGGAATTAACCGCAAAAAGCTTGAAATTAAAAGTTAAATACTTTATTCCTGAAGATGAGTTTAAAGGACTCAAGAAAAAACTTATTATAGGTTTTTAA
- a CDS encoding peptidylprolyl isomerase: protein MLNNIRNAADSFVMRVLLGMIAFAFVGWGIKDVLQTSNNFDLITFSDAKNISQEDFLKEKAEQIRIIQRQSGTNLSEEDIKQLNIDNFIIKKLINNRIINYLVHYYNLDITDDTVIQLIKENPDFKNEQGLFDIERFKGFLKNSYINEEDYLSDIKEHTLKNLLISIFIESFHTPKIMVKNFIDYMAETRNVELVQIDLKRQSKDLSISSPTMMQLEELYKNNLTLFEVPEKRSLSYVKISTEMLCQKVHNNDEELLNFYHDNKEEFANKKFSEVKKQVNELLQQQKTEELKLLMIKNLEDDVAAGSSLTEIAGKYELPIQNLDSISYNDLAINKIDIAQNADSIFDLAEGELSYPIELTDKGSFILVEIKSIQPSKVQEFSAIKEQVQKLWNEQYLRELNLKTIETIVKEYTPAKSKEFPKVITSQSTAFSRSEIHNNQQLPIELLSAIFQANIGFNTPVFQSKDKAYFAYVKSKKIDKKKRQEIQKKNEKDIASAIQNNVIDELISYAIKKNKMKQVGS from the coding sequence ATGTTAAATAATATTAGAAACGCTGCTGATAGTTTTGTAATGCGTGTTCTACTTGGCATGATTGCTTTTGCCTTTGTTGGATGGGGAATTAAAGATGTGTTACAGACTAGCAATAATTTTGATTTGATTACATTTTCTGATGCAAAGAATATTAGCCAAGAAGATTTCCTAAAAGAGAAAGCTGAGCAAATTCGTATTATTCAAAGACAAAGTGGCACAAATCTTAGTGAAGAGGATATAAAGCAGTTAAATATTGATAATTTTATTATTAAAAAACTTATCAATAACCGTATTATCAATTACTTAGTTCACTATTATAATTTAGATATAACTGATGATACTGTAATTCAGTTGATTAAAGAAAATCCTGATTTTAAGAATGAACAAGGTTTATTTGACATAGAGCGATTTAAAGGTTTTTTAAAAAATTCTTACATTAATGAAGAAGACTATTTATCAGACATTAAAGAACATACATTAAAAAATCTTCTAATTAGTATTTTTATAGAATCATTCCACACACCAAAAATAATGGTCAAAAATTTCATAGATTATATGGCAGAAACAAGAAATGTAGAGCTTGTACAGATTGATCTAAAACGTCAATCTAAAGACTTATCAATATCTTCTCCAACCATGATGCAGTTAGAAGAACTGTACAAAAATAACCTAACATTATTTGAAGTACCGGAAAAACGCAGCTTGTCTTATGTAAAAATATCGACTGAAATGTTATGTCAGAAAGTTCACAATAATGATGAGGAATTATTAAATTTTTATCATGACAATAAAGAAGAGTTTGCTAATAAAAAGTTTAGTGAGGTCAAAAAACAAGTTAATGAATTATTGCAACAACAAAAAACAGAAGAGCTGAAGCTATTAATGATCAAAAATTTAGAAGATGATGTTGCAGCTGGTTCAAGTTTAACAGAAATTGCTGGAAAATATGAACTACCCATACAAAATTTAGACTCTATAAGTTACAATGATTTAGCGATTAATAAAATTGATATTGCCCAAAATGCTGACAGTATTTTTGATCTTGCAGAAGGAGAATTATCATACCCTATAGAATTAACTGATAAAGGATCTTTTATATTGGTTGAGATTAAATCTATTCAACCAAGCAAAGTACAAGAATTCTCAGCAATCAAGGAGCAAGTGCAAAAACTATGGAATGAACAATATTTGAGAGAGCTAAATTTAAAAACCATAGAAACTATTGTTAAAGAATACACCCCAGCTAAGAGTAAAGAATTTCCGAAAGTTATTACCAGCCAATCTACAGCTTTTTCTAGGTCTGAAATTCATAATAATCAGCAACTACCAATAGAATTACTATCAGCAATTTTTCAGGCTAATATTGGCTTCAATACCCCAGTTTTCCAGTCAAAAGATAAGGCGTATTTTGCTTATGTAAAATCAAAAAAAATTGATAAGAAAAAAAGGCAAGAAATTCAGAAAAAAAATGAGAAAGATATTGCAAGTGCCATACAAAATAATGTTATCGATGAGCTGATTAGCTATGCCATCAAGAAAAACAAAATGAAACAAGTAGGGTCATGA
- a CDS encoding TlpA disulfide reductase family protein: protein MIINKLVGNNYIVYRSTKKYSKLFFLIVAYLLCITNSFALDYSKSGVKMLDSSPVSDTVFFFDDKGEKYSLDNFEGKTILLVFWATWCASCVKEMPDLDILQKDFRKLPFSIIPISQDYQGIEVIQKYYKNYDIRYLPIYHDFRNQLFKALSIVGIPTAILISPDGKMLASFVGIINWYDAEIRNIILSNIPGNHPEPKNSYREQAINQPINKQLEPKEQKNKKLEIQQNIQEDHNASEKTKKE from the coding sequence ATGATAATTAACAAGTTAGTTGGAAATAATTATATTGTTTATAGGTCTACTAAAAAATATAGTAAACTATTTTTTTTGATTGTAGCATACTTATTGTGCATCACTAATAGTTTTGCATTAGATTATAGTAAATCTGGCGTTAAAATGCTTGATTCATCTCCTGTTTCAGATACAGTATTTTTTTTTGATGATAAAGGTGAAAAATATTCTCTTGATAATTTTGAAGGAAAAACGATATTATTGGTATTTTGGGCAACATGGTGTGCCTCTTGTGTTAAGGAGATGCCGGATTTAGATATATTACAAAAAGATTTTAGAAAGCTGCCATTTTCCATAATTCCTATATCACAAGACTACCAAGGAATAGAGGTTATACAAAAATATTATAAAAATTATGATATAAGATATTTACCAATCTACCATGATTTTAGGAATCAATTATTTAAAGCTCTTTCAATAGTAGGGATACCAACTGCTATCCTAATTAGTCCAGATGGAAAAATGCTGGCAAGTTTTGTTGGTATTATTAATTGGTATGATGCAGAAATTCGGAATATTATTTTGTCAAATATTCCTGGGAATCATCCAGAACCCAAAAATAGTTACCGTGAACAAGCTATTAATCAACCGATTAATAAACAGTTAGAACCTAAAGAGCAGAAAAATAAAAAACTAGAAATACAACAAAATATACAGGAAGATCATAATGCTTCTGAAAAAACAAAAAAGGAGTAA
- a CDS encoding dioxygenase, whose protein sequence is MKKLLFLICLCSTIAIASESNYYPNRLNCCKVTKNTVNDYEPEEFQLSNNLLRRTGQPPIYRGTKIIIKGILLDQDCVPVSDAKIYLWQVGSDGKYPYIPLRTRINKKMLNLVNKSSFTGTGTATTNNKGEFYFITIHPGKIGHGTANVNIRAEHLDIGQLQTKLYLSNSTVDLDNCGEVGHVLANVHSGIRTYEFKVVMPGRTFKRY, encoded by the coding sequence ATGAAAAAGTTATTATTTCTAATCTGTTTATGTTCTACTATTGCTATAGCAAGCGAATCTAACTATTATCCTAATCGCCTTAATTGTTGTAAGGTTACTAAGAACACAGTAAATGATTATGAACCGGAAGAATTCCAGCTATCTAATAACTTACTTAGAAGAACAGGGCAACCACCAATCTATCGTGGTACAAAAATCATAATAAAGGGTATATTGTTAGACCAAGATTGTGTTCCAGTATCAGATGCAAAAATATATTTATGGCAGGTTGGAAGTGACGGAAAATATCCATATATACCACTTCGTACTCGTATTAATAAAAAAATGCTAAACCTTGTAAATAAATCAAGTTTTACTGGAACTGGTACGGCTACTACCAATAATAAAGGGGAATTCTATTTTATTACTATACATCCTGGTAAAATTGGCCATGGAACTGCCAATGTAAATATTAGAGCCGAACATTTGGATATTGGACAATTACAAACCAAGTTATATTTATCTAATTCAACGGTTGATTTAGATAATTGCGGAGAAGTTGGTCATGTTCTAGCTAATGTTCATAGTGGCATCAGAACTTATGAGTTTAAGGTTGTGATGCCGGGACGAACATTCAAAAGATATTAA
- a CDS encoding ankyrin repeat domain-containing protein, with translation MYFNRDLGSESRSFIILKLLARLSYKKFLVVFLITIFLFMDRAYSAPPPLPPALPQLENDKVNKHKETSEETDSLMKEIQQFMPSKKTDDQVLEPIKPVSTPQGISKEESETDSFIDLGNNKLPILENTLDHKKINNPKELEQLDKIPSQKIEPEESSKNNNGIDNNSSTLPPTEKQNTESQDTVPLKPIDVPILPKPQIAGEQIDNKAKPEVTEPTVSPVTMPDKEKNSVESQQVDNEDKKGVITPNLDIVPSSQEKKPTESQETPPIIPAVLPKENTEPKATKPDIIPIIPKDSPVSATPQTQTPVPVFVKDDKQPEQFSNVVEEKDNNVVKEERKVNKKQLNKVTPITQNVASTIKEMSPEIALFIEDEKQMLFLPDDDIVLGKLTEEARLNQMAMYAFIQMFKTIYDSESRENQRKIIDRFIDNYTSNMHITSSIVNGATDRAFEAVRKNNLFALRTLLDNYLIIQKRGNDNYTLLHEAAETGNYYIAKFLIMRGVNIKATDYHYRTALEISDEQNNNVSCLIRKAIAN, from the coding sequence ATGTACTTTAATAGAGATCTTGGAAGTGAGAGTAGGAGTTTCATCATTCTAAAATTATTAGCTAGGTTAAGTTATAAGAAATTCTTGGTAGTGTTTCTAATAACTATTTTTTTGTTTATGGATAGGGCTTATTCTGCCCCACCACCTCTTCCTCCAGCATTGCCACAATTAGAAAATGATAAAGTGAATAAACATAAAGAAACTTCAGAAGAAACAGATTCTTTGATGAAAGAAATACAGCAGTTTATGCCCTCCAAGAAAACGGATGACCAAGTACTAGAACCAATAAAGCCAGTATCTACACCACAAGGTATCAGTAAGGAAGAAAGCGAGACAGATTCTTTCATTGATTTAGGAAATAATAAATTACCAATTCTAGAAAATACTCTAGATCATAAAAAAATAAATAACCCAAAAGAATTGGAGCAATTAGATAAAATCCCGTCTCAGAAAATTGAGCCAGAAGAGTCCAGTAAAAACAATAATGGTATTGACAATAATTCTTCTACCTTGCCACCAACTGAAAAGCAAAATACGGAGAGTCAGGATACTGTACCCCTTAAGCCTATTGACGTACCTATTTTACCTAAACCTCAGATAGCTGGAGAGCAGATAGATAACAAGGCTAAGCCTGAAGTAACTGAGCCTACTGTATCTCCTGTAACTATGCCAGATAAAGAGAAGAATTCTGTAGAGTCACAGCAAGTAGATAATGAAGATAAGAAAGGAGTGATTACGCCTAATTTAGATATAGTACCTTCTTCACAAGAAAAAAAGCCTACTGAATCTCAAGAAACTCCCCCTATCATACCAGCGGTATTACCTAAGGAAAATACTGAACCTAAAGCTACTAAACCTGATATTATACCGATCATTCCTAAGGATTCCCCAGTGTCTGCAACTCCACAAACTCAAACGCCTGTACCAGTATTCGTAAAAGATGATAAGCAACCCGAACAATTTAGTAATGTTGTTGAAGAGAAAGATAATAATGTAGTTAAGGAAGAGAGAAAAGTAAATAAGAAGCAGCTGAATAAAGTTACTCCAATTACCCAAAATGTAGCTAGTACCATTAAAGAAATGTCACCGGAAATAGCCTTGTTCATAGAAGATGAAAAGCAAATGTTATTCTTGCCAGATGATGATATAGTATTGGGAAAGCTTACAGAAGAGGCAAGGCTAAATCAAATGGCGATGTATGCATTTATTCAAATGTTTAAGACAATTTATGATAGTGAGAGTAGAGAAAATCAAAGAAAGATAATAGATAGGTTTATTGATAATTATACTAGTAATATGCATATTACTAGTAGTATAGTAAATGGTGCAACAGATAGAGCGTTTGAGGCGGTTAGAAAGAATAATTTATTTGCTCTTAGGACTCTTTTGGATAATTATTTAATAATTCAAAAAAGGGGGAATGATAATTATACTCTTTTACATGAAGCTGCAGAAACTGGCAATTATTATATAGCAAAATTCTTGATTATGCGTGGGGTAAACATTAAGGCTACTGATTATCATTATAGAACAGCATTGGAAATCTCTGATGAGCAAAATAATAATGTTAGCTGCTTGATAAGGAAAGCAATAGCAAATTAG
- a CDS encoding S49 family peptidase yields MRKAHNKNSIAEAKFDQVIAKRQVGKLEQLFSLLPIIGFGASKPVVAVLRLSGVIGKVSSIKSGLTIESLHELIDKAFGIKNLEALCLSINSPGGSPVQSELISKRIRLLAQEKKIPVYSFIEDVAASGGYWLACIGDQIYASRSSIIGSIGVVSASFGFPAAINKLGIERRVYTEGKNKSILDPFQPVQERDVKIIKQLQKQIHGHFIDYVKERRIGKLTQEDDILFNGEFWSGKTAADFGLIDGIDDMYSFIKKKYGDVTIKYIANKQSWLKKKLGMVKQDVIQEFSDSLIESIDNKITYDRFNIR; encoded by the coding sequence ATGCGTAAAGCACATAATAAAAATTCGATTGCCGAGGCAAAATTTGATCAGGTCATCGCTAAGCGTCAAGTAGGCAAGTTAGAGCAATTATTCTCCTTGCTACCTATAATAGGTTTCGGGGCATCAAAACCGGTGGTTGCGGTTCTTCGCCTTAGCGGAGTTATAGGTAAAGTAAGTTCAATAAAATCAGGACTAACTATTGAGTCGCTACATGAGTTAATTGACAAGGCTTTTGGAATCAAAAATCTTGAGGCTCTCTGTTTAAGTATAAATTCGCCAGGTGGCTCACCTGTGCAATCTGAGCTGATTAGCAAGCGTATAAGGTTATTAGCTCAAGAAAAGAAAATACCCGTTTATAGTTTTATAGAAGATGTTGCAGCGTCTGGCGGATATTGGCTTGCTTGCATTGGTGACCAAATATATGCATCTAGGAGTTCAATTATTGGTAGTATAGGAGTTGTTTCAGCTTCTTTCGGTTTTCCTGCTGCTATCAATAAGCTTGGTATAGAAAGGAGAGTATATACAGAAGGTAAAAATAAATCTATTCTTGATCCATTCCAGCCAGTGCAGGAGAGAGACGTTAAAATTATTAAGCAGCTACAAAAACAGATTCATGGACATTTTATAGATTATGTCAAAGAGCGTCGAATCGGTAAGTTAACTCAAGAAGATGATATTTTATTTAATGGAGAATTTTGGTCTGGGAAAACTGCTGCTGATTTTGGTTTAATTGATGGTATAGATGATATGTATAGTTTCATAAAAAAGAAATATGGAGATGTAACTATTAAATATATAGCTAATAAACAATCATGGCTTAAGAAAAAGCTTGGTATGGTCAAGCAGGATGTCATACAAGAATTTTCTGATAGTTTAATTGAATCGATAGATAATAAAATTACCTATGATAGATTTAATATACGGTAA
- the secG gene encoding preprotein translocase subunit SecG has protein sequence MMNILLFVHIVIAILLIIVILMQKTGSDGLSGIGGGNGTMGVVAGRTVVNFLTRTTVVLATLFIINAIILANLSSKKNPGIIKKIEQVDDKQQDSSLPIAK, from the coding sequence ATGATGAATATATTACTTTTTGTTCATATTGTGATAGCAATATTGCTAATCATCGTAATTTTGATGCAAAAGACTGGCAGTGATGGGTTGAGTGGCATTGGTGGTGGTAATGGGACTATGGGGGTTGTAGCAGGTCGGACAGTGGTTAATTTCTTGACTAGAACTACGGTAGTACTTGCCACATTGTTTATAATCAATGCTATTATTCTGGCTAATTTGTCTTCTAAGAAAAATCCTGGGATAATTAAGAAAATAGAGCAAGTTGATGATAAGCAGCAAGACTCTAGCTTGCCAATTGCTAAATAG
- a CDS encoding DUF6356 family protein, whose product MRNLFLEHPKSLKETYYRHLKHSFYLSYTLIKISAISFVHGLFPFLFVTTTSDMVEKLSKDLVKRRNRSTKGMLK is encoded by the coding sequence ATGAGGAATTTATTTTTAGAACACCCTAAATCGTTAAAAGAAACTTACTACAGGCATCTTAAACACTCTTTTTATCTTAGTTATACCTTGATAAAAATTAGTGCTATTTCCTTCGTTCACGGTTTGTTTCCTTTTTTATTTGTCACAACTACCAGTGATATGGTTGAGAAACTATCAAAGGATTTAGTGAAGAGGCGAAATCGTTCAACAAAAGGAATGCTTAAATAG